The Setaria viridis chromosome 9, Setaria_viridis_v4.0, whole genome shotgun sequence sequence tgcatttgactaaaatgtactcgggggcttgtcgtacatgcatccatgggcccaccagaagatttggacagacccacataTAGGGTTGTGCACCGAGAcgtgttagacatggagactacggtgcaagaCGGCGTAGTCTATGTGGATGGCGTGTTGATAGGTcgcggtgtagttgcttctcgaaACACATTTGGATGGCGCGTTGATAGGTCGCCCCTACATTTTTTAGCCCgaaagacattgttttgtaacaaaatgctccaaatggggtgatgaaagctgttttggcttgatcttcttctttaagggctatttgatgatagcctgagtagcagtcgagaaaacagagcaaagcatacccagctgtggagtcaactacttggtcgatcctgggtagtccaaaggggtcttttgggcaatgcttgttgagatctgtgtagttgacgcacatcctccactcattgttcttcttgcaAATGAGTACaaggttggctagccaatcaagatggaaaacttctttgataaaccctgccgcgagtagtttggctagctcttttttgattgcatctcttctgtccTAGGCGAACCTTTgtagtcgttgtctttttgggTGGCTTTGGGGTCGATGTTtagtgaatgctcaatcagctccttagGCACatcgggcatgtcagctggcttccaagcaaagatgtcatggttagcccgaagaaagcTGATGAGCacgttttcctatttagggtctagccttGTTctaatcagggctgtcttggatgaGTCACTAGTCTGGAGATCGACGGTTTTGAAGTCcttctcgcttgctggtttcacttTTCTTGATCCTGACTTATTTTCTAGGATCTGGATTTCTGTGGggctgagtttctttgaagttgtgaagacttgttgcatgggattgagtgcttgagaagtcgctaCAATCTCGACAGCTTCcgtgtcgcactcgtatgatCGCCTTAAGTCTCCACGTAGTGTTAACTCACCcttaggtcctggcatcttgagtaccaggtacacgtagtgtggtatggccataaacttggctagggctggtcttccgagtatggcgtggtaagaagtttcgaaatcggcaacctcaaacctgatgtactcggttcggtaatgttctttagtgccGAAAGTGACTagtaggatgacttgtcctagcggtatggtcacatttcctgggacaatcctgtaaaatggtgagtccgttggagtaagcatgtctgtgatgtcgaggcacattttccttagtatcttggcgaaaatgatgttgagtccgcttccgccatcgatgagtactttggtaagtcttgAGCCGGCGATgacagggtcgagtactagaggaaatcggcctggttctgagaaattTGTCCATTAGTCCTTTCTGCTaaaagttatgggtacctcagagcATTTGACTGGTGTAGGAGCTgctggctcgatggccataatctctctaagtactagcttattggaccgcttggatgcggtacctAGGATTCccccaaaaatgacgttgaccgtCTTGGAGGCAGTCTGGAACTCGCCTTCACCTTCGTCATCTTTATTGACCTTGCTTTTACCCTTGTCCTTCTTCTGACCAATGTCtttgggaggtggtggtgcgggtaattcttgcattacttAGTGCATGCGCAATCAatcgccgagtgtttgctgtttggatgccatgggtattgtttcttgagtaactcaATGAAGGAGGGCCTGTCATTGCGCTTGTGCGACCCTTTCTTGCCTGAGTTGGTCATAGCTGCgacagtgttgtcgggtttgCCTTGCGGTTCTgattacccgagtagttgtttcgagtatcgttgTTGCAGTTTCTGTCTTGCTCACGATTGTTGTTATTGTAGTCGCGActgcggttgcgatgagagccgaatctctcatgctctttgtcttcttcatctgcccattgctGCACCATggttttgagatctttgacgatGGCTGGACGACGTCTgtcgaagtcttggtatgttctacgatcatagaggccattttgaaagtactcgatgacgtctgcttctgaaatgtcgactattgtagccttcttttcaaagaaacggCATAGGTAGTTGCAAAGTGTTtcgctttctttctgtttgacttgggataggtcaattttgttgcctaggcgagacatggagcccgcgtaaTTATTAGTAAAGGCTTTCATCAAGTCTTCCCAGGAATCGATCAAgttgggcttgagtgactcgagccatgttaatggcgcgagttccatgcatatgggaaagtgaatgacctttgtatTGTCATTgcccccagctgcttgaactgctagagagtagcatcgtagccattggactggaccttgcttgccatcatacttggtgatccctgtcggcttgaacttttcgggtagtTTGGTCTTCATTATTCGTGTGGAGAAAGCGGGAAAGTGATCATATTCGTCAACTTTGCATTCATGTTCATGATGTCGGTTGTTATTGATTACCTCTCTTAGGTCACTGAAAAATGAGGCTTCTCGATCGGTTCTACGGTTGCGAGGGCTCTTTGCAGAATTGGTGCAACTAGCCTCTCCTGCATCCCTGTTTCACCTTGGGGCCTCGCGTTcatctctattttgcctttGGCTATGTTACCTTGGCTagttgactacttcgttactGTTTCTTGGAGCCTCGCGATGGCCACCGTGGACTGCGATGCCTCTGCTACTGTCTTGGTGGGCCAAGTTGTGAGGGATAGATGGGATTggcgattctttgtcgagtagtttgtaagcttgttctgcaaGTTGCACTATTAACCTGTTGCCCCTTTCCGCGAGTTGTGCTGTTAACTCATTGTCTCTatcatgaggtatgagagttgatatgagattaATCGAGGCAATTGCTGCAAGTAGAGTGTTGTGCTCTCGTACTTGCACAGCGttgaatgctctttcgaggttcacaATAGGAATGCTTGTAGCCAGTAGTCGGCGATGATCTGCTTGGGCAGCATTGATgtgcccttctttgatttctctgttcAGAGTTTTCATCTTGCGTGGTGTTAGCTGatgattcatcttgtgagacGTCGTCGAGTTGTGTAACCCATCGAGGAGTTCTCTGATGGCTGGCACTTGAATAATTGTTTGGTGATGTGATGACAAAGATTTCTCTGTCCgagtagtagcttccagagcttgatgttgtaatctctgtagtACTTCCTTCTTCGCGGGTTGAGGTAAGCGGGatgccctcttgatatgggaggttgtctatgtgagtgacaaggcgtgactcgtaatcTTGGGCAGGAATGATGGCTTCATCCCAGGGCaataaacgaatctgccttgcggagtCAAAGTAATTATCAAGCCTTGAGCTGAGCCTAACAAAGGGATCTCTTGGACAGAGTCCGAATCGTAGTCGCAGTCCTCAACTGACTCGAGTTCGGATTGGACTCGAGTAAGGAATTCTTGGTGGACCGTGGCTGTGTTGCGGAGTTCGTGCGGGAATCGACTTTGAGTTGAAATCGACTTGCGGGATGACTTGGGTGTCAGCCTGTGTGGGCTAGTCCGAGTCGAAGTCAAGTCCGAGCCGTAGTCAAACTTAgtgttgttgatgttgaaattttggatttttgTGACGAAATACTCAGCTTCTTGATGAAGAAAGTTTTCGTCAAGGCACTTCTTTCCCTGGTTGCCGACGCTGTGGCGTTGAAAGGATCCAGCGCTATCAGTGATGCAAAGCTAGGAAccgaagacgaaggttgcgcccgcctcAAAGGTAAAAACGGGCTTGATGACGAATGGCGCCATCGATCTTGCGCGGAGAAACTCGACGacctcccctacctggcgcgccagttatcggtgttttataccggcaacctgcctaggggtaccctaggtggtcttttgtgcggtgggtgtcgtcgagaatcaaggagtcgatggtgacgtaaggaacacgatttagacaggttcgagccactAAATCGCGTAATACTCTACATCCTGTGTGtagattgtattgatcttgttctcTGTTGTTCGTTGTTCTggaaggggtccctgcccgcccttatatagtcgggggagcagggttaccgAGCGGATTGTGttcgagtcctagtcgagtacgtttactgagtcctactctaactcggagtagtttccttttgacccgactagtcttcggggagtccatgaagcctacgcactctgcagagtagtcttcatgtccgagtagatttcgggtacgttcccttgagtgggtccatacAAGCCTTCTGGTGGCCCTAGGGGTGCTTAGCCGACAGACAAGAGCTAGTCGAGGACtcggaaactactcatagcagttagagtagaactctctgGTCGAATACCGACTAGTATCCCTGTAAAataactgacctgtaaccctgctcctccAATATATAAGAACGGGTAGGGACCCCTCCAGACAaattcaattgaatacaagtgaacaacacacaggacatagggtattacgcgatctagcggcccgaacctgtttaaatcgcgtgcctacgtatACCATTGAGTTCCTaattttggcgacacccaccaaccaaaactctaccttgggtacACCCCTTTGTTGGTtgtcgggtttaaacaccgacagagggatccctacctcaccttatattatcAGGGGTTGGGCTACAAGTCggttatttacaagaatactagtcggattcgactagagggtcctactctaattgctacgagtagtttcttATTCCTCGACTggttcttgtcctccatgtagaccacgccggTGCAGTCTCCATGtttgacacgtctcggtgtatagCCTcgtatttaggactgtccaaaccttctgaaggtccatagatgtatggccgacacaCGGGCTATTTCCTAGTAATAACTAATACTTGAGGCATGATACCGGTTGTCATAGCAAGTACATCTTTGTTCAAATTGGACTATATATTTGCTTAGCGCAGTTTTAAACTTTTTGGTCAGCATCTTTGCTTTTGTGTTTGTATTAATCATGACCACATCAGCACATATTTTGCATGATTTTTTAGCATAATAGTTATTTTTGGTTAAATTTGGTGTTCCCGTAGCAACGCGTAGTCCAACTTAAAATTTAGGACTTTGACAACCTCAACCCATTTTAAAAGGTAATTAGAGGGGGGAGCGGGACCTTGAAGGAGTATTTCCAAAAAAATGTAGAGGAAGAATTAGCACAGAGCtagaaaattgcaaaaaaaaaagaactaagAAATCTGCCGGGGAATATGTCCGATCGTGCGATGGTACAGCTGCTGGCACGCCAAATTGTGTGTGTGTTCTCACTGTCCACTTAGTATGGCACTGGCCATGAGCCTGTTCGCTGCCTCGGTGAAGTGGATCCCATCCCACGAGATGGACTTGGACGGGTCGGCGCACGCCGTCGACCCCGGCAAGCCGCAGAACGTCGTGAAGTTGTAGTTGtaggggccgccgccgcccccgcagcACGCGGCCAACGGGGCGTCGCTCAAGCCTGCGACAGGCCGATCGATAGATATTCATGAGTCTTGTCACAATGCCTGTGGATCAATTGAAGAGGGTGTGGTGTCTCTGTACCGTATCTGGCCGGCGAGGTGACGGCGCTGACGATGGGACTGTAGATGTCGCCGTAGAGGAAGGACCTGCCCGGGTGGGCGCGCCGGATCTCGTCGAGCGTCCGCCTCAGCTCGCGGTTGTGCAGCTCGGCGATCCCGTTGAGCCGAGTGTTGCAGCCGGTGACGCGGTCGTAGTCGCCCGGCGCGCCCGGGAACAGGGCGAGCTGGTACGGCGCGCAGCCTAACGGCGGCATCCCTGTGGCCACCACCGCCctcgcgccggcggcgagcacggcctGTTCACGGATTGAATATATAATTAGACAGAATAAGCAATTGGAAGGCGTGCGTTAGCGAGGGAGGCCGGATGGACGACGACGAGTAATTACGGTGAGAGCTGAGCGGATGGCGCCGACGACGTGCGGGACCAAGCTCGCCGTTTCGTCAACGGTGCGGTTGCTGCTGAGGGAGAGGAAGTAGTCGTTGATCCCCATCTCTCCGAAAAAGAAGACTGAGCTCGCCGTGATACTGAGCTGCTCTGTAGTTTCGCGTAATGGGTTATAGGAAATTAGGAAGATCATCTGGTGAAAAATTCTTTGAATGATTTTGGTTCGTGTTACCGTGGTGTGAGGAGCTAAGCAGCTGCAGGACATCCTCGAAGAACGTCGTCTCGTTACTGAGAGAAACCGGCACGAACGCCGTTAACCCCCTGGTCTCTAGGAACGCCGGCTCAAGCGCCGTCGCAGCGCCGAAGGCGAAGTTTGATCCGTTGAGAAAGTCAGCGGCCGTCCTGCCGGCGAGGTACGGCGTTGGCAGTGGCACCTTCAGCTTCTCCACTACGTGGTGGATGCACAAGAACGTCACAGCTCACGAATCACGTTGTGAGAATGAACAGGTTACATGTGTGGTTAGGTTGCGGTTACCgaggaagtcggtgatgatccGGCCGTCGGAGGCCCGGCCGCTGGGATGGCCGAAGTAGGTCTCCCCGTACGGCAGCTGGGTGAAGGTGCCCCCGGCGGTTGGCGGGAAGATGGCCGAGTTCCCGGTGTCCGTTAGGGAGTCGCCGAATGCAAAGACGCGGGTGTAGCGGCCGCGCATCAGGCCGCGGCAGGCTCTTGTGTCCAGATCGGCatcgccggcggcctccgcgacgaggaggaggacggtgaGGACGACCTCCACGAAGAGGCGTTGCAATTGAGCCATTGATAAGTCGAAGAGCTGTACGTGTGGTTTAATTGTAAGGCTACTTGTACCAGCGTTGACCATCTGAGGTGGTGCGTCAGTGCATGGTTACCGATTTCTTCAGGGGCTGGCATTCGAAGCTGTTGTGGTTTTTTAATTtccttttcccttccttttGAATTATGAATGAGGACAAGGAGACTGATAAACTTAAATAGACGAATCTCCCAGTTGTTCACATGGGGATACAGTCTTGGAGATAACTCACTAGGAGAGatttgggctttagtcccggttggtagggtgcaaatatcccgaaaatccatccgggataaacccgAGCTCCCAGGCAGGCCTCCCACGCGCGcacgtcacaagtcacgcgatttttcacgcgaaatatgcgcgtgcgtggttcgtgggattcgaacccacaacctccagcctcgcgcgtagcttccttgccatcccacctacacaccacatctgactatgtaggggatgctatccttttgtattaactcgtgggggacccttttatcccggttggtgtttccaaccgggataaaagggttcgagatTTAATCCTCctccagtcaccttccagtcacctcgttggggatccttttatcccggtttgaaagaccaaccgggataaacaacccccttttatcccggttggtattacaaaccgggataaaaggctcttggcCCTTTTATccgggttggtaacaccaaccgggataaaaggcctctcagagtctatttttcccactagcctttgcaaccgggataaaaggtcccggttggtgagtcccccaccagtgaccgagttttaatcccggttggtgaaccttttgtcccgggccaactttaaaccgggataaaagggggcgcatggaaagccaattctctaccagtgactCCTGCCATCTCTTTTTCATAGGGCCGTTTACTTTCAttttatatatacatatagAGTCAAGTTATCTGTCGCATTGCGTGAGCAACAGAAAAGAAGTCTTTGTGTTAGTTAAGATGAGCATGATGCTTATTCAATAATTTTGGTTTTAATTTTAGTTTTAGTTTGATTCCTTGTTTACTCTCTATTTCCACCATGTACCTGTAACTTTTTTGTGTCCAAGTAAAAAGCAAGCAGAGAGTATCATCGCTGTGTAACCATTTTTTTATAGGAACAGAACCTAGATTAGTTAGTAGGGTGATGTACGCATGACACCCACATTATCTGTGCTTGAGCtcttttaaattcaaattcggGTGCGTCATTCTTCTTGATGTAAAATTGAACCATCTAATATCTTTAGACCAGAAAGTAAATTAATGGCCTCTGTCAAATGACTATGCTTGATGACGGTAACAGATATATGTTCACTACTGCTTCATTAGCGTAGAAAAAGAGAGCAGCCATGGCCAAGAGGGTTTTAGGGGTGTTCACTCCAAAATTTTCAGCTCCATCCGACCACCTCCACTCCATTtcaactccactccaccaccttCACTCCAGAAAAATACTAGAGTTGTCTACTTGTTGCCACGGATCTAGCTCCGGAAACAGGAAATCTTGTCGTGAAAAGTTTATTGTACCCTTGTGATTGGGACCCGTGTGTCAGCCTCCCTTTATTTCTCACCTTCCCTCCCCTCTACGCTTTTTCTACCGCTGACAGCCCcttgtttttttcttgacaAAATAGGCATATTGCTCCTCCAACATTGCTCAAAGGGCTATTTTTGTACCTGAACAATCAAAAGAGCCAATTTGGTCCTTCAACTATTGTTTCCGGTCATTTGTTGTCCCTCATCTTATATGGCATGCCACATCATGTGATTGGTACACCCACATGCGAATCGATCGTTCAAGCATACTGTATACAAATCATATGTAAAGAAGTTTAGCTGAAAACGTATGCTCTGTTCTAGACACTACCACTTCATCCAGGAACTCTCTTTGTTGTCAAGAGGACAAAATGAGGAAAGACATTCAGCGTACAACACATATCAGTAGCCAAATTATTAGTGCGCATCATGTTGATGATGTGCCCAAAAGGCAATCTAACAATTCAGACTAAAGGTCCACATGATATTTGATCCACGAGGGATTAGAGTACAACTTGGAAAGCCCATTAATGTGCTTTACAAATATGAGAAGTGGGGCTAGAGGGGCGTACCATTCCACCAAACTACAACCCTAGCTGCCACTTCCTCTCGGCCTGACCCCGAGACACCTGCCGGGCGCGCGGTGGTAGCACATCGGTGCACGTCGTTCCTTTCCCGTACGTATGGACTCTGTGGAGGCGCTACTACTATTGCTGCTGTGCTGATCGGCTACGGCGGCACGAGGCGGTTGCTGGggcgaggatgaggaggaggcaaTCATGATCGACTACTTCCTCTACACCGACACGCATCTACGTTGGACCGGCTACTCCAACTCTTGTTCCGCTGCGCTGTGTGTCTAATGGTAATGATCCATGACTCTTTTACTCGCAAGTTTTCTGGATGATGCGGTAGATGTAATTGTTAtagctagcgtagcctaccgtTACCCTACACATCACTCCGCACAAAAAGCAACAGAAGAAACACAGTTGCCCGGATTATTCAGCGCACAGGTGTACAGGATGTGTGGCGAAGTTTGTGTGGGTGCATGATTTTGTTGGACCGGTTGTCACGTGCTTTACATTTCCGTAGCTGAAACATGGTCGCCAGAGAGCCAATAACCAAACGGCCACCCTTTTTTCTTGAAGCCACTTCACCCATATAACGTAACTGCCATGCGTGCATGATGCACTGGTGACCAAGTCGATTGACCAGTATGCATGTGATTCCTACTTCTGATCAATTGAGCTTACGTGGATCTGATTTGCATGTGGGCATACCAACAAGATGGCACACCAACGTGGCATGTCACATAAGATTAAGAAATAGATAGGACCAGAAACAATAGTTTAGGGATCAAATTGATCCTTCTGAAAGtctaaaaattaaaacaaccttTTGAGCAAAGTTGAAAGtttaaaaattaaaacaaccttTTGAGCAAAGTTGGAGGACCAATATAGCTATTTTGCTTTTTTCCTCCTCTGATTTCTTTACGCAAGAAGCAAACAACAGccgcccccttctctctcttgctctcttcTCCACCGGacatgcaagcaagcaagcagcttGGTCTTCTTCCAAATCTGAACAAGCAAGCGAGCACTCTGAACGCAAGGCAGATTGAACAAATCGAGCACTCCGTTTCATTTGAGATTGAACAAATCCGAACAAGCGAGTACTCTAAAATCGAGCAGTCTGTTTCTTTTGAGATTGAACAAATcagagataaaaaaaatctaaaaaaagaaatcgaAGTTCCAGCCTGAAAGAGCACGATTGCTTGATTGCTGCCTGCAGCCGCTGCAGGAGCAACATTGGACAGAGGATAGGCCTGCCGCTGACGCGGCCCCGTGGGCGACATGCTGAGGCCCGCCCAGTGACGGACCTAGAATTATGATTTTGGGTATTCCTctattaaagaaaaaaaaatcttcaaccTAATAAGATATAATTAGTGCAACACCTAACTAGCACAACGTCGGTGCCCCCTGGTGCCTAATGCTGCCCTTGGTTCTTGCGGCTTGCCCATATGTGGGGTGGTACTGATAGGAATTATGGTGCCCGATCTTCCGGTGAGGATAACTTTTAATTTGGTGGAGACTTAAAACAAATGATTCGGCTTCTGATCAACATGACCCGAACCTTGCAATCGAAGCATCACTTCTCTGGTTATCAACCGCGCAGTTCAGTTGACCTCGCCACGAAGGCTACCTCCTGCAAGCGAatcaagaacacaagcaagagcaAGGAAGAACGCAACTCAATTGCAGAAACTTTGGATTAAGCATAGGAAGTTGGGGTCTCACAAACCGATGAACGGCGACTGTCAATGACAGATTGATCTATGCAAAACTCCAAGCTCTAACTTGACTGACTCTACTGAATATAAAGTGCTTAGGGGCGTGCACCACTGGACGTGCCCCTAATGGGCTCCAACATGATACATGGCCCAACGGCCGGAAAGACGATGGAGCAACACCCTAACAGATTCTGTACGTCCACTTGTTTCGAAATTCCCATTGACTCAGATGGAATTTTAGTCCTGCCAACGAGGTACGGCGTCGGCTATGGCAACCCTAGCGACTCCAGTGCGCGCCATACGAGTCAGAAATTTACATGAGAG is a genomic window containing:
- the LOC117840084 gene encoding GDSL esterase/lipase At2g27360, which codes for MVNAGTSSLTIKPHVQLFDLSMAQLQRLFVEVVLTVLLLVAEAAGDADLDTRACRGLMRGRYTRVFAFGDSLTDTGNSAIFPPTAGGTFTQLPYGETYFGHPSGRASDGRIITDFLVEKLKVPLPTPYLAGRTAADFLNGSNFAFGAATALEPAFLETRGLTAFVPVSLSNETTFFEDVLQLLSSSHHEQLSITASSVFFFGEMGINDYFLSLSSNRTVDETASLVPHVVGAIRSALTAVLAAGARAVVATGMPPLGCAPYQLALFPGAPGDYDRVTGCNTRLNGIAELHNRELRRTLDEIRRAHPGRSFLYGDIYSPIVSAVTSPARYGLSDAPLAACCGGGGGPYNYNFTTFCGLPGSTACADPSKSISWDGIHFTEAANRLMASAILSGQ